AATGCGTTCCCTGAACCATGGGCAGGGAACCGATCTCACCGCCCAGAAGTTTCCGGTACTCATTCATCCCCGTAACGCGCGCTTTCAGCAGGTAATCGAAGTCGCCGCCTACCATATGGCACTCCAGAACATTCGGAACCCGTCCAATCGCAGAATTGAAAGACTGCAGTGTGTTTTCGTCGGTTTCTTTCAGGGTGACCTGGATGAATACCAGCAGGTCGAGCTTGACGGCATTGGGATCAACAATTGCCTTGTAACCGGAAATGAAGCCACGCATTTCAAGCTTGCGCAGGCGCTGCGCACAGGGGGTGGAAGATAAATTGATCCGGCGCGCAAGATCGCTGACACTGATGCGGCCATCGGTTTGCAAAACTTCCAGTATTTTCAGATCGTGCATATCGAGTTGCATAGCTGAACCAATCATGAAAAGCAGGGAAAAAACCTGCGAAACATACAAATATAAGTGAAAAACACTAGGCAAGATTAATTACATAGCCAGAAGATGTTTTCAAGAAGGACCGTGCTTCATGACCGCTTCATCTCTTCCCGCAATGGAAAAATTATCCAGCCACCTCTTCAGCGATGAGACCGCACTGGTGCGGAGACTGGCGTCTCAGGCGGAATTGGACGGAGATGCCGCTGACGAGACCCAGAAACTGGCAAGGCAACTTGTCTCCGCCGTCCGAAAGGGTCGCAAGCAAAAGGGCGGTGTAGACGAATTCATGCAGGAATACTCGCTGTCAAGCGAGGAGGGCGTGGTGCTGATGTGCCTCGCCGAAGCATTGCTCCGGATACCTGACGATCACACGGCCGATAAACTGATTGCCGACAAGATAGGTGGCCGTGACTGGCATAGCCATGTCGGTGCATCTGAATCACTGTTTGTGAATGCGTCCACGTGGGGCCTGATGCTGACCGGCAAGTTCGTCGGCCTGGGTGGGGAAGCCACGCAGGACCCGGCAAGCTATTTCTCCAAAATCGTGAAACGATCCGGCGAACCGATCGTGCGTCAGGCCATGCGTCATGCCATGCGCATCATGGGCAAGCAGTTCGTGCTAGGCCGCACCATTGCGGAAGCACTCGATGTGTCTTCGCCGTTCAAGACGCAAGGCTACAGGTTTTCATACGACATGCTGGGCGAAGCGGCCCGGACAATGAATGACGCCGAACGATACTGGCAATCCTAC
This genomic stretch from Anderseniella sp. Alg231-50 harbors:
- a CDS encoding Lrp/AsnC ligand binding domain-containing protein produces the protein MPSVFHLYLYVSQVFSLLFMIGSAMQLDMHDLKILEVLQTDGRISVSDLARRINLSSTPCAQRLRKLEMRGFISGYKAIVDPNAVKLDLLVFIQVTLKETDENTLQSFNSAIGRVPNVLECHMVGGDFDYLLKARVTGMNEYRKLLGGEIGSLPMVQGTHSYFVMEEVKDGTALPLKPVRVDGKK